From the genome of Lawsonella clevelandensis, one region includes:
- a CDS encoding FAD-binding oxidoreductase, translating to MGIQEDIKPRMRWWGWGVDGHDKPIKPGATEILKNVCGMEDVHNPPINLEDVKVNPSKLDADDIAALKAVVGDEFFKDDHYTRVMHTYGRSYPDLLRLRLGKCEGAPDAIVYPGSEDDIAKLFEVCAERGIAVIPFGGGTSVAGGVEAMRGKFEKAISISMLRFNKIVEIDTKAMTVTVQPGVFGPDLEAELGKWGVTVGHFPQSFEFSTIGGWASCRSAGQESSGYGRIDKNIVGLRVVTPRGPMDIRTVPSTAAGPDPRQLFLGSEGVFGIITEVTVQIHKKPETMVFDSYFFPSFAEGIEVFRELEQNGDMPHLARLSNEKETDFGIKQLGGGNLGKTLSRYLSLRGQSTPCMAVFAFGGNKLKARSDREAFAMKLTGKGGVRLGPTAGMMWIKERFTSPYLRDVMMTSDIAVDTLETCTTWDNAMNLHDHIVEDMEAAGEKHGTPLYLFCHVSHLYQSGCSLYFTYFMKEKKGEELQQWADVKDAATNAMEKYAGTCTHHHGVGQDHAPGLLVENGDMWIEFLRYAKKFYDPAGILNPCKLQDGPVSLRARYEADDPLR from the coding sequence ATGGGTATTCAGGAAGACATCAAGCCCCGTATGCGCTGGTGGGGCTGGGGCGTCGACGGACACGACAAGCCCATCAAGCCGGGCGCCACGGAAATTCTGAAGAACGTCTGCGGCATGGAAGACGTCCACAATCCCCCCATTAATCTGGAGGATGTGAAGGTTAATCCCTCCAAGCTCGATGCCGACGACATCGCTGCCCTCAAGGCAGTCGTGGGTGACGAGTTCTTCAAGGATGACCACTACACCCGCGTCATGCACACCTACGGCCGCAGCTACCCGGACCTCCTCCGCCTGCGCCTCGGCAAGTGTGAAGGTGCCCCGGACGCCATCGTCTACCCCGGCTCTGAAGACGACATCGCAAAGCTCTTCGAGGTCTGCGCGGAGCGCGGCATCGCCGTCATCCCCTTCGGTGGCGGCACCTCCGTTGCCGGTGGCGTGGAAGCCATGCGCGGCAAGTTCGAGAAGGCTATTTCCATCTCCATGCTCCGCTTCAACAAGATCGTGGAGATCGACACCAAGGCCATGACCGTGACCGTCCAACCCGGTGTTTTTGGTCCGGATCTGGAAGCTGAACTCGGCAAGTGGGGCGTCACCGTCGGCCACTTCCCGCAGTCCTTCGAATTCTCGACCATCGGTGGCTGGGCCTCCTGCCGCTCCGCCGGCCAGGAATCCTCCGGCTACGGCCGCATCGACAAGAACATTGTCGGTCTCCGCGTCGTCACCCCGCGCGGCCCCATGGACATCCGCACCGTGCCCTCCACTGCTGCCGGCCCCGACCCGCGCCAGCTCTTCCTCGGCTCCGAAGGCGTCTTCGGCATCATCACCGAGGTCACCGTGCAGATCCACAAGAAGCCCGAGACCATGGTCTTCGACAGCTACTTCTTCCCGTCCTTCGCCGAAGGCATCGAGGTCTTCCGTGAACTCGAGCAGAACGGCGACATGCCGCACCTCGCTCGCCTCTCCAACGAGAAGGAAACCGACTTCGGCATCAAGCAGCTGGGCGGCGGCAACCTGGGCAAGACCCTCAGCCGCTACCTGTCCCTGCGTGGCCAGTCCACCCCCTGTATGGCAGTGTTCGCCTTCGGCGGCAATAAGCTGAAGGCCCGCTCCGACCGTGAAGCTTTCGCTATGAAGCTCACTGGTAAGGGTGGCGTGCGCCTCGGCCCGACCGCCGGCATGATGTGGATTAAGGAACGCTTCACCAGCCCCTACCTGCGTGACGTCATGATGACCTCCGACATCGCCGTCGACACCCTGGAAACCTGCACCACCTGGGATAACGCCATGAACCTCCATGATCACATCGTGGAAGACATGGAAGCCGCTGGAGAGAAGCACGGCACCCCGCTGTACCTCTTCTGCCACGTGTCCCACCTGTACCAATCCGGCTGCTCCCTCTACTTCACCTACTTTATGAAGGAGAAGAAGGGCGAAGAGCTTCAGCAGTGGGCCGACGTCAAGGACGCCGCCACCAACGCCATGGAGAAGTACGCCGGTACCTGTACTCACCACCATGGTGTGGGCCAGGATCACGCTCCCGGCCTGCTGGTCGAGAATGGCGATATGTGGATTGAGTTCCTCCGCTACGCCAAGAAGTTCTACGACCCGGCTGGCATTCTGAACCCG